The following coding sequences lie in one Pseudoxanthomonas sp. SE1 genomic window:
- a CDS encoding DUF1622 domain-containing protein produces the protein MSVDLPHAAIGIAVAGFELFGVGVITLGSLLACGRFAFLHTKVGMTARYHALRQELGGTIVLGLEFLVAADIIRTVTIDPSLQGVAILALIVLIRTFLSVALQIEIERGWSWRRRRPAAPDHPDDPG, from the coding sequence ATGAGCGTCGACTTGCCACATGCCGCCATCGGAATCGCGGTGGCTGGATTCGAGTTGTTCGGTGTCGGCGTCATCACGCTGGGAAGCCTGTTGGCGTGTGGGCGGTTCGCCTTCCTTCACACGAAGGTCGGGATGACGGCGCGCTATCACGCCCTGCGGCAGGAGCTCGGCGGCACGATCGTCTTGGGCCTGGAGTTCCTCGTGGCCGCGGACATCATCCGCACCGTCACCATCGATCCCTCGCTCCAGGGCGTGGCGATCCTTGCGCTGATCGTGCTGATCCGCACCTTCCTGAGCGTTGCACTGCAAATCGAGATCGAACGAGGATGGTCGTGGCGGCGCCGTCGACCGGCGGCGCCCGACCACCCGGATGATCCCGGCTGA